The Blastocatellia bacterium genome includes a region encoding these proteins:
- a CDS encoding YceI family protein, producing MPTAHRCFRMFTAAAVTLLCAGSLPSAAPGRVPPSEGRYKINAAQSRFTVRALVGGLLSSVAGHDHTIAIRDFSGMAQFTYGTVTPAALQFTVKADSLAITDKVSDSDRDKIQATMRNEVLDVNSYPEITFKSASITATRVEEGKYETRINGELTLHGTTRPLTLNAFVTFLATSLQAEGQFALRQTDYGIRPVSVAGGTIKVKDELKFSFHIVAER from the coding sequence ATGCCTACTGCTCATCGCTGCTTTCGAATGTTTACCGCCGCCGCGGTCACACTGCTGTGCGCCGGCTCGCTGCCGTCAGCCGCGCCCGGTCGCGTGCCGCCATCCGAAGGGCGCTATAAGATCAACGCCGCTCAGAGCCGCTTCACGGTTCGCGCCCTGGTCGGCGGTCTGCTCTCTTCGGTCGCCGGGCACGATCACACCATCGCTATCCGCGACTTCTCCGGCATGGCACAATTTACTTATGGCACGGTGACGCCCGCGGCCTTGCAATTCACGGTCAAAGCCGACTCGCTCGCCATCACCGACAAGGTGAGCGACAGCGACCGCGACAAGATTCAAGCGACCATGCGCAATGAGGTGTTAGACGTAAACAGCTACCCGGAGATTACCTTCAAGAGCGCCTCCATCACAGCCACGCGCGTCGAAGAAGGCAAATACGAAACCCGCATCAACGGCGAGCTGACCCTGCACGGCACGACACGCCCTCTCACCCTCAACGCCTTCGTCACCTTCCTCGCGACCAGCCTGCAAGCCGAAGGACAGTTCGCGCTGCGGCAAACCGACTATGGCATCCGCCCCGTATCGGTCGCCGGGGGAACGATCAAGGTCAAAGACGAGCTGAAGTTTTCTTTCCACATCGTCGCCGAACGCTGA
- a CDS encoding ferritin-like domain-containing protein, with translation MSTRMYTLPVEQTRWQVPNQGSTTVFNWEYDESRDKLLTLYEKGKTKQWNASDRLDWSIEVDLANPLGFPDYYISIYGSPIWEQMDEKKRGETRLHLDAWRFSQFLHGEQGALICAAKIVQTVPDIDSKFYAATQVFDEARHVEVYSRYLREKLNLAYPINPHLKTLLDQAISDGRWDFTYLAMQVIIEGLALAAFGTIRDLATEPLGQALNAYVMQDEARHVAFGRLALRDYYPHLTERERDEREAFAVEACYLMRDRFMAEEIWQNLDLDVEGCVSYVRQSPFMQQYTKMLFSRIVPTLKDIGLWGPRIQQAFVDMKVIEFAEINVEELSARDEDVAAEFDRLRAARDAHVQSVIAEGAS, from the coding sequence ATGAGCACACGAATGTATACGCTGCCCGTCGAACAGACCCGGTGGCAGGTGCCGAACCAGGGGTCAACCACCGTCTTCAACTGGGAGTATGATGAGAGCCGCGACAAGCTGCTGACGCTTTATGAGAAGGGCAAGACGAAACAATGGAACGCCAGCGACCGCCTCGACTGGTCAATCGAAGTTGACCTCGCGAACCCGCTCGGCTTCCCCGACTATTACATCTCGATATACGGCTCGCCGATCTGGGAGCAGATGGACGAGAAGAAGAGAGGCGAGACCCGGCTGCACCTCGACGCCTGGCGCTTCTCGCAATTCCTGCACGGCGAGCAGGGCGCGTTGATCTGCGCCGCCAAGATCGTTCAGACCGTCCCCGACATCGACTCGAAGTTCTATGCCGCCACCCAGGTCTTTGACGAAGCGCGCCACGTCGAAGTCTACTCGCGTTATCTCAGAGAAAAGCTCAACCTCGCCTACCCGATCAACCCGCACCTGAAAACGCTGCTCGACCAGGCGATCAGCGACGGGCGCTGGGACTTCACCTACCTGGCCATGCAGGTAATCATCGAAGGGTTGGCGCTGGCGGCCTTCGGCACGATCCGCGACCTGGCAACCGAGCCGCTCGGTCAGGCCTTGAACGCCTACGTCATGCAGGATGAAGCGCGCCACGTCGCCTTCGGACGGCTCGCCCTGCGCGATTATTACCCGCACCTGACCGAGCGCGAGCGCGACGAGCGCGAGGCGTTTGCCGTCGAAGCTTGCTACCTGATGCGCGACCGTTTCATGGCCGAAGAGATATGGCAGAATCTCGACCTCGACGTCGAAGGCTGCGTCAGCTATGTGCGCCAGTCGCCCTTCATGCAGCAGTACACCAAGATGCTCTTCTCGCGTATCGTGCCGACGCTGAAAGATATCGGGCTCTGGGGGCCGCGCATTCAACAGGCGTTCGTTGATATGAAGGTCATCGAGTTTGCCGAGATCAACGTTGAAGAGCTGAGCGCCCGCGACGAAGACGTCGCCGCCGAATTCGACCGCCTGCGCGCCGCCCGCGACGCCCACGTTCAGAGCGTCATCGCCGAAGGCGCTTCTTAA